One genomic segment of Nocardia spumae includes these proteins:
- a CDS encoding DUF4185 domain-containing protein produces MGVRVQASVGVVLLGAGLLVGLPGPAAVAEPEREPAATVPGTGPCASDPVPVHESVVPKTLEVPIPYPVVTVDQRPPAATPVRTDMHLPVDPCTSPCPDLTDGPPPAPGLLSRLGLPEVLLKPQPFYFALPPGPSPEPEPGPPPPPRVEPPTEPAPRVAAPPAPRVGAVREVSKETGANSVNRTDKRWQVNGTDLGIMWESAPGEIATAFGDTVGHGFHPPGGMGEDWRSNLLAFSTNRELDKGLIIDRMVTDDRCHAAEVLSSRKKDNIEITTIPTSGFTLPHQGSADGIRQFMSYMSIRTWNSIPGTFYTNYGGIAYSDDHGRTWTKDPHTHWDNIFGLSNFQVSAMVPQGDYVYLFGTPNTRLGSVGLARVPKEQVLNTTAYQYWREGNWTPVGGSDSATPIVDGPAGELSVRYDSARGKWQMSYLDTAKTAIVLRESNSPQGDWSPSTPLLHVSAQYPELYGGFIHPWSTPSDLYFTISTWSDYNVYLMHARLR; encoded by the coding sequence ATGGGTGTGCGCGTGCAGGCTTCGGTCGGTGTGGTGCTGCTCGGTGCCGGACTGCTGGTCGGGCTGCCCGGGCCGGCCGCCGTCGCGGAACCCGAAAGAGAACCGGCCGCAACGGTTCCCGGCACCGGACCGTGTGCGTCCGATCCGGTGCCCGTCCACGAGTCGGTGGTGCCCAAGACCTTGGAGGTGCCGATTCCGTATCCGGTGGTCACCGTCGATCAGCGCCCGCCCGCGGCGACCCCGGTCCGCACCGATATGCACTTGCCCGTCGATCCGTGCACGAGCCCGTGCCCCGATCTGACCGACGGCCCGCCACCCGCCCCCGGCCTGTTGAGCCGGCTGGGTCTGCCCGAGGTGCTGCTGAAGCCGCAGCCGTTCTACTTCGCCCTGCCGCCGGGGCCTTCGCCCGAGCCCGAGCCCGGGCCGCCCCCGCCGCCGCGGGTCGAACCACCGACGGAACCGGCGCCCAGGGTCGCCGCGCCGCCGGCGCCGAGGGTGGGTGCGGTCCGCGAGGTTTCCAAGGAGACGGGCGCGAATTCGGTGAACCGCACCGATAAACGCTGGCAGGTCAATGGCACCGACCTCGGCATCATGTGGGAGAGCGCGCCCGGGGAGATCGCGACGGCGTTCGGTGACACCGTCGGTCACGGTTTCCATCCGCCCGGCGGGATGGGGGAGGACTGGCGCAGCAATCTACTGGCCTTCAGCACCAATCGGGAGCTGGACAAGGGCCTGATCATCGACCGTATGGTCACCGACGATCGGTGCCACGCCGCCGAGGTGCTGTCCAGTCGCAAGAAGGACAATATCGAGATCACCACGATCCCGACCTCGGGTTTCACTCTGCCGCACCAGGGTTCGGCCGACGGCATCCGGCAGTTCATGAGCTACATGTCGATTCGGACCTGGAACAGCATCCCCGGCACCTTCTACACCAACTACGGCGGCATCGCCTATTCCGACGACCACGGGCGGACCTGGACCAAGGATCCACATACACACTGGGACAACATCTTCGGGCTGTCCAATTTCCAGGTGTCGGCGATGGTTCCGCAGGGCGATTACGTCTATCTGTTCGGCACACCCAATACCCGGCTCGGTTCGGTGGGCCTGGCCCGGGTGCCGAAGGAGCAGGTGCTCAACACCACGGCCTACCAGTACTGGCGCGAGGGCAACTGGACGCCGGTCGGCGGATCCGACTCCGCCACACCGATAGTCGACGGTCCGGCCGGTGAGTTGTCGGTGCGCTACGACAGCGCGCGCGGAAAATGGCAGATGAGCTACCTGGACACCGCGAAGACGGCGATCGTGCTGCGGGAATCGAATTCACCCCAGGGCGACTGGTCGCCGAGTACGCCGCTGTTGCACGTGTCGGCGCAATATCCGGAGCTCTACGGCGGATTCATCCACCCGTGGTCGACGCCGTCGGATCTCTACTTCACCATCAGCACCTGGAGCGACTACAACGTCTACCTGATGCATGCCCGGCTGCGGTAG
- a CDS encoding fused (3R)-hydroxyacyl-ACP dehydratase subunits HadA/HadB, with translation MPELAPDAPASTALAGRHYRIRDHYEVGREKVREFARAVQNHHPAHHFEADAGKYGWDSVVAPPTFASVIGMVTTRALLDDVLSEYDLSQILQTDQTFHIHRPIVAGDVLRSEAEIESIRHLRGNDFITVKATVLDAEGAVVQVGAATLVARLGGAVDADIVRQVEGVVMHRRDLGAADPEVLVPIPGSEATAEPTRTPSRRDTGQSTLPRFDDVAVGDQLPTATMRLTRGDLVNYAGVAGDPNPIHFSDHAATLAGLPTVVAHGMLTMGLGAHYLTSWLGDPGAVRSYSVRFAGFVPVDAQSPALIDFSGKVKALDPERRTATILLGATCAGKKLFGRALAEVALA, from the coding sequence ATGCCGGAGCTGGCACCCGACGCGCCGGCATCCACGGCACTGGCCGGTCGGCATTACCGCATTCGGGACCACTACGAGGTCGGCCGGGAGAAGGTCCGCGAATTCGCGCGGGCGGTGCAGAACCACCATCCCGCCCACCACTTCGAGGCCGACGCCGGCAAGTACGGCTGGGATTCCGTGGTGGCGCCGCCGACCTTCGCTTCGGTGATCGGCATGGTCACCACGCGGGCCCTGCTGGACGACGTGCTCAGCGAATACGACCTGTCGCAGATCCTGCAGACCGATCAGACCTTCCACATCCACCGTCCGATCGTGGCCGGGGACGTCCTGCGCAGTGAGGCCGAGATCGAGTCGATCCGCCACCTGCGCGGCAACGACTTCATCACGGTGAAGGCGACCGTCCTCGATGCCGAGGGAGCCGTCGTCCAGGTCGGCGCCGCCACCCTCGTGGCCCGGCTCGGCGGCGCGGTCGATGCCGATATCGTGCGTCAGGTCGAGGGTGTGGTCATGCACCGCCGCGATCTCGGCGCCGCGGACCCCGAGGTCCTGGTCCCGATCCCCGGTTCCGAGGCGACCGCCGAACCCACCCGCACCCCGTCGCGCCGCGACACCGGTCAGAGCACCCTGCCGCGTTTCGACGACGTCGCTGTCGGCGACCAACTGCCCACGGCGACAATGCGTCTCACCCGAGGCGATCTGGTGAACTACGCCGGTGTCGCCGGTGACCCCAACCCGATCCATTTCAGCGATCACGCCGCCACCCTGGCCGGACTGCCCACGGTGGTCGCGCACGGCATGCTGACCATGGGCCTGGGCGCGCACTATCTGACCTCGTGGCTCGGCGACCCCGGCGCCGTGCGGTCCTACAGCGTCCGGTTCGCCGGATTCGTTCCGGTGGACGCACAGTCGCCGGCCTTGATCGACTTCTCCGGCAAGGTCAAGGCGCTCGATCCGGAACGCCGTACCGCGACGATCCTGCTGGGCGCCACCTGCGCGGGCAAGAAGCTGTTCGGCCGGGCGCTGGCCGAAGTCGCACTGGCCTGA
- a CDS encoding Rv0361 family membrane protein, with protein sequence MSDPNDDQKPQQGATGDRPRPAASGAGSDRPAKPAQPGGSAPGGRGPDKGAPADAGQTQRISRDQLPGAAAPTAPLASPSAKTQVIRTPGAKDTPEKTPPAEPESAAAPAGEAKSGDSDAGATKSEGTEAGEPNSGDKDQAASDAPAEGSAADSPATSSAEKSSPATGSAAAGNAKTAAIPTSAGAGKGAAAKDANKSGTDTPGAKNTGGTSAPAAAGATGAAAKAADAAADAGPAAKAAATPAKTEAASGSDAVADAVDDSRTVALPKISPASGGTSRRQPGGPQQTGPAAAAKTPKSPAPQNIPSVSNPSDEATTILPVQQPDQAITEKLRAAPGQQGSGPEGARPDGPNRPGPGGPQGGPGPQGPGSTPGGPGPQGRPAGPAGPAAGLGAAAAGAGAVAGGPPPTRGPAGGPGPRGPQGPGGPGGPGYQGPNGPVPQGPPAGQRPGGAPSPADTKMTEPAQTLSAPPGAAPRPMPPRTVAAPQRVPAAEPAAEAAGGGPGRGRRGLVLAGAAAVVVVVAIVVVIAMVAGGSDNSPEAKVKGAVNSYTDALASGKLTDLQASTCGKLHDFYQNIAPDQYAGVHQLAVDQKKIPKVAGVDAVQITGDKAVAQVDVYTDADPSRSTARSFDLQQTDSGWKVCDPAAATQ encoded by the coding sequence GTGTCCGACCCGAACGACGACCAGAAGCCGCAGCAGGGCGCCACCGGCGATCGCCCGCGTCCGGCTGCATCCGGCGCGGGTTCCGACCGGCCGGCGAAACCTGCCCAGCCGGGCGGCTCGGCCCCTGGTGGACGCGGTCCGGACAAGGGCGCCCCGGCCGACGCCGGACAGACCCAGCGGATCTCCCGCGATCAGCTACCGGGTGCCGCGGCGCCGACCGCTCCGCTGGCCTCACCGTCGGCGAAGACCCAGGTCATCCGCACCCCCGGCGCGAAGGACACTCCGGAAAAGACACCACCGGCCGAGCCGGAATCCGCCGCGGCGCCGGCGGGCGAGGCGAAATCCGGCGACAGCGACGCCGGCGCCACGAAGTCCGAGGGGACCGAGGCCGGCGAGCCGAACTCCGGCGACAAGGACCAGGCCGCTTCGGACGCACCGGCCGAGGGGTCCGCGGCGGATTCCCCCGCGACCTCATCGGCGGAAAAGAGTTCGCCGGCAACCGGTTCCGCCGCCGCGGGTAATGCGAAAACGGCCGCCATTCCCACGTCCGCGGGTGCGGGGAAGGGCGCCGCGGCGAAGGACGCGAACAAATCCGGCACGGACACGCCCGGCGCGAAGAACACCGGTGGCACGAGCGCTCCCGCCGCGGCGGGTGCGACCGGCGCGGCGGCGAAGGCCGCCGACGCCGCCGCGGATGCCGGCCCGGCCGCGAAAGCCGCCGCGACCCCGGCGAAGACCGAAGCGGCGAGCGGCTCCGATGCGGTCGCGGATGCCGTGGACGACTCCAGAACGGTCGCGCTGCCCAAGATCTCCCCCGCCTCCGGCGGGACATCGCGCCGACAGCCGGGCGGGCCGCAGCAGACCGGACCGGCAGCTGCCGCGAAGACGCCGAAATCTCCGGCGCCACAGAACATTCCGTCGGTATCGAACCCCTCCGACGAGGCGACCACCATCCTGCCGGTACAGCAGCCGGATCAGGCGATCACCGAGAAATTGCGCGCCGCGCCGGGACAGCAGGGTTCCGGGCCGGAGGGTGCGCGCCCGGATGGTCCGAACCGCCCGGGCCCCGGCGGCCCCCAGGGCGGTCCGGGACCGCAGGGCCCGGGCAGTACGCCCGGCGGACCCGGTCCCCAGGGCCGTCCGGCCGGTCCGGCCGGTCCGGCCGCGGGCCTGGGTGCGGCCGCGGCAGGCGCCGGTGCGGTCGCAGGCGGTCCACCACCCACCCGGGGACCGGCGGGCGGCCCCGGCCCCCGCGGTCCGCAGGGCCCGGGTGGGCCGGGTGGGCCGGGATACCAGGGCCCGAACGGTCCTGTGCCCCAAGGACCTCCGGCCGGACAGCGCCCCGGTGGCGCACCGTCGCCCGCCGATACCAAGATGACCGAGCCCGCGCAGACGCTGTCCGCGCCGCCGGGTGCCGCACCCCGCCCGATGCCGCCGCGCACGGTCGCCGCGCCGCAGCGGGTACCGGCCGCGGAACCGGCGGCCGAGGCCGCGGGCGGCGGGCCGGGACGCGGTAGGCGCGGACTGGTGCTCGCGGGTGCGGCCGCGGTGGTGGTGGTCGTCGCGATCGTCGTGGTGATCGCCATGGTCGCCGGCGGTTCGGACAATTCACCGGAAGCGAAGGTCAAGGGCGCGGTCAACAGCTACACGGATGCGCTGGCCTCCGGGAAACTGACCGATCTGCAGGCCTCGACCTGCGGCAAGCTGCACGACTTCTACCAGAACATCGCACCCGATCAGTACGCCGGCGTGCACCAGCTGGCAGTGGATCAGAAGAAGATCCCGAAGGTCGCCGGGGTGGATGCCGTGCAGATCACCGGCGACAAGGCCGTCGCCCAGGTCGACGTCTACACCGACGCCGATCCGAGCAGGTCGACGGCACGCTCCTTCGATCTCCAGCAGACCGACAGCGGCTGGAAGGTGTGCGATCCGGCGGCCGCGACCCAGTAG
- a CDS encoding DUF3151 domain-containing protein produces MTSFGDLLGPQPVLLPENTEAEQALLDNQDPVQVAAAHPTASVAWAQLAEDALARAGVDGAAEGRAEVNLDVIAAYAFARTGYHRGLDLLRRNGWKGFGPVPWSHEPNQGFLRAVGALARAAQVIGENDEYARCLDLLEDCDPRAAGELGLD; encoded by the coding sequence ATGACCTCCTTCGGTGATCTGCTCGGACCGCAGCCGGTATTGCTTCCCGAAAACACGGAAGCCGAACAGGCCCTGCTGGACAACCAGGACCCGGTGCAGGTCGCGGCCGCTCACCCGACGGCCTCGGTGGCCTGGGCACAGCTGGCCGAGGACGCCCTCGCCCGCGCCGGAGTCGACGGCGCCGCCGAGGGGCGGGCCGAGGTGAACCTGGATGTGATCGCGGCCTACGCGTTCGCGCGGACCGGCTACCACCGGGGCCTGGACCTGTTGCGCCGCAACGGCTGGAAGGGATTCGGCCCGGTGCCGTGGAGCCACGAGCCCAATCAGGGTTTCCTGCGTGCCGTCGGGGCCCTCGCCCGGGCCGCCCAGGTCATCGGTGAGAACGACGAATACGCCCGCTGCCTGGATCTGCTCGAGGATTGCGATCCCCGCGCCGCCGGCGAACTCGGTCTGGACTGA
- a CDS encoding FUSC family protein: MRTSWRRLRRSALPIVQCAVGAALSWFIAHRLVGHPQPFFAPMAAVISIGVSFGARLRRSVELVGGVAVGIGIGDFFIGRVGTGPWQIALVVGVAMATAVFLDKGAVIPMQAASSAVLVATLMPPHVGGGLNRMVDALVGGLVGVVVVAAIPLHPVRRARQQAADILTVVGSALSECADGLLEQDADKVRDALQSVRGTQPQIDGLRNAVEGGREVSRISPLYWNSRPRLEAIRDAIEPLDNAVRNTRVLLRRALTLVRDDEILDPRMIAEVEELGRAVEVVRRYMVAEPGEKPDAAEATRVLRRVAKGATKDLVEGAGLSSHVVFAQLRSIVVDLMQVCGVKRLSAIALLPPTVRNPYVAPKD, encoded by the coding sequence ATGCGCACCAGCTGGCGGCGGTTACGCCGGTCGGCTCTCCCGATCGTTCAGTGCGCGGTCGGCGCGGCGCTGTCCTGGTTCATCGCACATCGGCTGGTGGGGCATCCGCAGCCGTTCTTCGCGCCGATGGCCGCGGTCATCTCGATCGGCGTCTCGTTCGGCGCCCGGCTGCGCCGATCGGTGGAATTGGTCGGCGGGGTGGCCGTCGGCATCGGCATCGGAGACTTCTTCATCGGCCGCGTCGGCACCGGGCCGTGGCAGATCGCGCTGGTCGTCGGCGTGGCGATGGCGACCGCGGTATTCCTCGACAAGGGTGCGGTCATCCCGATGCAGGCGGCCAGCTCCGCGGTGCTGGTCGCGACGCTCATGCCGCCGCATGTCGGCGGTGGCCTCAACCGTATGGTCGACGCGCTGGTGGGCGGGCTGGTCGGGGTCGTCGTGGTCGCGGCGATACCGCTACATCCGGTGCGCCGGGCGCGGCAGCAGGCCGCCGATATCCTCACGGTGGTCGGTTCCGCCCTGTCAGAATGCGCCGACGGCCTGCTCGAGCAGGATGCGGACAAGGTCCGCGACGCATTGCAATCCGTGCGCGGCACCCAGCCGCAGATCGACGGGTTGCGCAACGCGGTGGAGGGCGGCCGGGAGGTCAGCCGGATCTCGCCGCTGTACTGGAATTCCCGCCCGCGCCTCGAGGCGATTCGCGATGCGATCGAACCGCTCGACAACGCGGTGCGCAACACCCGAGTCCTGTTGCGGCGCGCTCTGACCCTGGTGCGGGACGACGAGATCCTCGATCCGCGCATGATCGCCGAGGTGGAGGAGCTGGGACGGGCAGTCGAGGTGGTGCGCCGCTACATGGTCGCCGAACCGGGTGAGAAACCCGACGCCGCCGAGGCCACCCGGGTGTTGCGGCGGGTCGCGAAGGGTGCCACCAAGGATCTGGTCGAGGGCGCCGGACTGTCCTCACATGTGGTCTTCGCCCAATTGCGTTCCATCGTGGTCGATCTGATGCAGGTGTGCGGGGTCAAACGGCTCTCCGCGATCGCGCTGCTGCCGCCGACCGTGCGAAACCCCTATGTGGCGCCGAAGGATTGA
- a CDS encoding site-2 protease family protein, with product MADRPGVWDRRHAVRPSPVFLLIVVVTALGGALAWDADPLSTRAKAGVFVFVVAGWILSVCLHEFGHAYTAWRAGDREVQMRGYLTLNPVKYSHPLLSIGLPILFIALGGFALPGGAVYLNTQNFSARTNRAISAAGPAINALCAVVLLVIVRFAGSGQSHAAFWFGLSFLAFLQITATILNLLPIPGTDGYGILEPSLSYQTRRSLDQVKPFGLLLLLAILWVPELNRIFFDLVYRVFELSGVPSEWVAFGSYLTRFWT from the coding sequence ATGGCTGATCGTCCGGGCGTCTGGGATCGCCGCCACGCCGTCCGGCCGAGTCCGGTATTCCTGCTGATCGTCGTCGTCACCGCCCTGGGCGGGGCGCTGGCCTGGGACGCCGACCCGCTGTCCACCCGGGCCAAGGCCGGAGTGTTCGTCTTCGTGGTGGCGGGCTGGATCCTCAGTGTCTGCCTGCACGAATTCGGCCACGCCTACACCGCGTGGCGAGCCGGCGACCGCGAAGTGCAGATGCGCGGATATCTGACGCTGAACCCGGTCAAATACAGTCATCCGCTGTTGTCGATCGGGCTGCCGATCCTGTTCATCGCGCTGGGTGGTTTCGCCCTGCCCGGCGGCGCGGTCTATCTGAATACGCAGAACTTCTCCGCGCGCACCAATCGCGCGATCAGCGCCGCCGGTCCGGCGATCAACGCGCTGTGCGCGGTGGTGCTGCTGGTGATCGTCCGCTTCGCCGGATCCGGCCAGAGCCACGCCGCCTTCTGGTTCGGACTGAGCTTCCTGGCATTCCTCCAGATCACCGCGACCATTCTGAATCTGCTCCCGATTCCCGGCACCGATGGCTACGGCATTCTGGAACCGTCGCTGAGCTATCAGACGCGGCGTTCGCTTGACCAGGTGAAGCCGTTCGGACTCCTGCTCCTGCTGGCGATCCTGTGGGTCCCGGAGCTGAATCGGATCTTCTTCGACCTGGTCTACCGGGTGTTCGAACTGTCCGGGGTGCCGTCGGAATGGGTCGCGTTCGGCAGTTACCTGACCCGTTTCTGGACCTGA
- a CDS encoding adenylosuccinate synthase encodes MPAIVLIGAQWGDEGKGKATDLLGGRVQWVVRYQGGNNAGHTVVLPNGDNFALHLIPSGILTPGVTNVIGNGVVIDPGVLLDELAGLEERSVDTSRLLLSADAHLIMPYHVAIDKVTERFLGNKKIGTTGRGIGPCYQDKVARVGVRVADVLDEKILTQKVEAALEFKNQVLVKIYNRRALEPQQVVDEVLAQAEGFKHRISDTRLLLNQALEQGETVLLEGSQGTLLDVDHGTYPYVTSSNPTSGGAAVGAGVGPNKITAVLGILKAYTTRVGSGPFPTELFDQSGEYLAKTGGEVGVTTGRARRTGWFDAVIARYATRVNGITDYFLTKLDVLSSLDRVPICVAYEIDGERVEQMPTTQTEFHHAKPIYEEMPGWWEDISGARTFEDLPANARAYVQRLEELSGARVSCIGVGPGRDETIVRHDVLG; translated from the coding sequence ATGCCGGCAATCGTGCTTATCGGCGCCCAGTGGGGCGACGAGGGTAAGGGCAAGGCCACCGATCTGCTCGGCGGCCGCGTGCAATGGGTGGTCCGATACCAGGGTGGTAACAATGCGGGTCACACCGTGGTTCTGCCCAATGGTGACAACTTCGCGCTGCATCTGATCCCGTCGGGCATTCTCACCCCGGGCGTGACGAATGTGATCGGCAACGGTGTCGTCATCGATCCGGGTGTGCTGCTCGACGAACTGGCCGGACTGGAAGAGCGCTCGGTGGACACCTCCCGGCTGCTGCTCTCCGCGGACGCGCATCTGATCATGCCGTATCACGTGGCCATCGATAAGGTCACCGAACGCTTCCTGGGCAACAAGAAGATCGGCACCACCGGGCGCGGTATCGGCCCCTGCTATCAGGACAAGGTCGCTCGCGTCGGTGTCCGGGTCGCCGATGTGCTGGACGAGAAGATCCTCACCCAGAAGGTCGAAGCCGCACTGGAATTCAAGAACCAGGTGCTGGTGAAGATCTACAACCGCCGCGCGCTGGAGCCGCAGCAGGTGGTCGACGAGGTGCTGGCGCAGGCCGAGGGCTTCAAACACCGCATCAGCGATACCCGGCTGCTGCTCAACCAGGCGCTGGAGCAGGGGGAGACGGTACTGCTGGAGGGGTCGCAGGGCACGCTGCTCGATGTCGACCACGGCACGTACCCGTATGTGACCTCGTCCAACCCGACCTCCGGCGGCGCGGCGGTCGGCGCGGGCGTGGGACCCAACAAGATCACCGCGGTGCTCGGCATCCTCAAGGCCTACACCACCCGTGTCGGATCCGGCCCGTTCCCGACCGAATTGTTCGACCAGTCCGGCGAATACCTCGCCAAGACCGGCGGCGAGGTCGGCGTCACCACCGGCCGCGCCCGCCGCACCGGCTGGTTCGACGCGGTGATCGCCCGCTACGCCACCCGGGTCAACGGCATCACCGACTACTTCCTCACCAAGCTCGACGTGCTGTCGAGCCTGGACCGCGTCCCGATCTGCGTGGCCTACGAGATCGACGGCGAACGCGTCGAGCAGATGCCCACCACCCAAACCGAATTCCACCACGCCAAGCCGATCTACGAGGAGATGCCCGGCTGGTGGGAGGACATCTCCGGGGCCCGCACGTTCGAGGATCTGCCCGCCAACGCGCGTGCGTACGTGCAACGGCTGGAGGAACTCTCGGGCGCGCGGGTGTCCTGCATCGGCGTGGGTCCGGGACGCGACGAGACGATCGTGCGCCACGACGTCCTGGGCTAG
- the yczR gene encoding MocR-like transcription factor YczR: MAIRVISAATLTRDLGRWRQDEAATARRGARPAYLALAESIRLLIHDGRAPLGIALPSERDLATALGVSRTTVTSAYALLREHGYLISRQGSRSTVALPSDVVHDGSKPARSILAVMSPSAQPTVDLTYAAMSAPPQMTDAYSAALQGLPLYLGTHGMDPVGVLPLREMLARRYTDRGLPTDPDQILVTLGAQHGLRLLLNVLTAPAERVLIDHPTYPNAIEAIRDVGARPVPVPLRPEHPEAAWDLDGIRSAARQTAASTAYLVPDFNNPTGLLMSAAARAELAAIARETRMTVIVDESMVDQQLDGETPPPAAAFARGSEIVTIGSASKSFWGGLRVGWIRANQALITKLLGTRSTVDLGTPVMDQLATGYLLEHADTILEQRRDQLHSRRTALLDALSEELPDWQVSPGRGGMSIWVQLPAPVSTALAATAPNHGVLLAAGPRFGVQGAFERFLRIPFTHNESDLRLAVKSIAATYASLTPHAAEPLAPLTCY; encoded by the coding sequence ATGGCGATACGCGTGATCAGTGCGGCCACCCTCACCCGCGATCTGGGTCGCTGGCGTCAGGACGAGGCGGCCACGGCCCGACGCGGTGCCCGGCCGGCCTATCTGGCTCTGGCCGAGAGCATCCGTCTGCTGATCCACGACGGCCGGGCGCCGCTAGGCATCGCACTGCCCAGCGAACGCGATCTGGCCACCGCTCTCGGCGTCAGTCGCACCACCGTCACCTCGGCGTACGCGCTGCTGCGCGAACACGGCTATCTGATCAGCCGGCAGGGCTCGCGCAGCACCGTGGCGCTGCCCTCGGACGTCGTACACGACGGAAGCAAACCGGCGCGCAGCATCCTGGCGGTGATGTCACCGAGTGCGCAGCCCACCGTCGATCTCACCTATGCCGCGATGTCCGCGCCGCCCCAGATGACCGATGCGTATTCCGCCGCACTGCAAGGCCTTCCGCTCTACCTCGGCACCCACGGCATGGATCCGGTCGGCGTACTTCCGCTGCGCGAGATGCTCGCCCGCCGCTACACCGACCGCGGCCTGCCCACCGATCCGGATCAGATCCTGGTGACCCTCGGCGCCCAGCACGGACTCCGGCTGCTGCTCAATGTGCTGACCGCGCCCGCCGAACGGGTTCTGATCGACCATCCCACCTACCCCAACGCGATCGAAGCGATTCGCGATGTCGGCGCCCGCCCGGTGCCGGTCCCGTTGCGGCCCGAACATCCGGAGGCGGCGTGGGATCTGGACGGAATCCGCAGCGCGGCACGGCAAACCGCTGCCAGCACCGCCTATCTGGTGCCCGATTTCAACAATCCGACCGGATTGCTGATGAGCGCCGCCGCGCGGGCGGAACTCGCGGCGATCGCGCGGGAGACCCGAATGACCGTGATTGTCGACGAATCCATGGTCGATCAGCAGCTGGACGGCGAAACCCCGCCGCCCGCAGCGGCTTTCGCGCGCGGCTCGGAGATCGTCACGATCGGTTCGGCCTCCAAGTCGTTCTGGGGCGGCCTGCGCGTCGGCTGGATTCGCGCCAATCAGGCGCTGATCACCAAACTGCTCGGCACCCGCTCCACCGTGGACCTCGGCACCCCGGTGATGGATCAGCTGGCCACCGGCTATCTCCTCGAGCACGCCGACACCATTCTCGAACAGCGCCGCGACCAATTGCACAGCCGCCGGACCGCATTGCTCGACGCCCTGTCCGAGGAGCTGCCCGATTGGCAGGTCAGTCCCGGCCGCGGCGGTATGTCGATCTGGGTGCAGCTTCCCGCGCCCGTCTCCACCGCGCTGGCCGCCACCGCCCCCAATCACGGTGTACTGCTCGCCGCCGGTCCCCGCTTCGGCGTCCAGGGTGCTTTCGAACGATTCCTCCGAATCCCGTTCACCCACAACGAATCCGATCTCCGCCTGGCGGTGAAATCGATCGCCGCGACCTATGCGTCACTGACTCCGCACGCCGCCGAACCCCTGGCCCCGCTGACCTGCTACTGA
- a CDS encoding methylated-DNA--[protein]-cysteine S-methyltransferase: MSVVSVTEFDTAIGRCAMAWTEGAVVRFQLPELARSGRAPGQTPGDAGPREFSAFTTGMLRRGVGSIPAERVRHAEPDGAMAEVIAAVRAHLSGELDALRWIGVDYRAQPEFHRAVYDVTRAIDPGHTLTYGEVAARIGAPGAAQAVGQALGRNPIPLIVPCHRVLAADHGLHGFSAPGGIATKARLLEIERTSGFGEPMLF; this comes from the coding sequence ATGTCCGTGGTGTCGGTGACCGAATTCGATACCGCGATCGGCCGATGCGCGATGGCCTGGACCGAGGGCGCCGTGGTGCGGTTCCAACTACCAGAACTCGCCCGTTCGGGGCGGGCGCCCGGGCAGACGCCGGGCGATGCGGGTCCGCGGGAGTTCTCCGCCTTCACCACCGGCATGCTGCGCCGCGGTGTCGGCTCGATTCCGGCCGAGCGGGTGCGGCATGCCGAGCCGGACGGTGCGATGGCCGAGGTGATCGCTGCTGTTCGGGCACATCTGAGCGGTGAGCTGGACGCGTTGCGCTGGATCGGGGTGGACTATCGAGCCCAGCCGGAATTCCATCGCGCGGTCTACGACGTCACCCGCGCCATCGATCCGGGGCACACCCTGACCTACGGCGAGGTCGCGGCGCGGATCGGCGCACCCGGCGCGGCCCAAGCGGTGGGACAGGCCCTGGGCCGCAACCCGATTCCGCTGATCGTGCCCTGTCACCGCGTCCTGGCGGCCGATCACGGCCTGCACGGATTCTCCGCACCGGGCGGCATCGCCACCAAGGCCCGGCTACTGGAGATCGAACGAACCTCGGGGTTCGGGGAACCGATGTTGTTCTGA
- a CDS encoding nitroreductase/quinone reductase family protein, giving the protein MTTPSSSSRDIRRRLAAPFQRWVANPVGRRVAPYLKSQAVLETVGRTSGLPRRTPIGGKLDGSSYWFVSEFGRGAQYVRNIIANPEVRLQIRGTWHTGTAVLLDEDDPRARLRKLPRINSAAVRTIGSNLLTIRVDLDPPTPR; this is encoded by the coding sequence ATGACCACGCCGTCCTCATCGTCGCGTGATATCCGCCGCCGCCTCGCGGCCCCGTTCCAGCGCTGGGTCGCCAACCCGGTCGGCCGGCGCGTCGCCCCCTATTTGAAGAGTCAGGCGGTCCTGGAGACCGTCGGGCGCACCAGCGGTCTCCCGCGTCGCACGCCGATCGGCGGCAAGCTGGACGGATCCTCGTACTGGTTCGTCTCCGAATTCGGCCGCGGCGCCCAATATGTGCGCAATATCATCGCAAATCCCGAGGTGCGCTTGCAGATTCGCGGCACCTGGCACACCGGCACAGCGGTGCTACTCGATGAGGACGATCCGCGGGCACGCCTGCGGAAGCTCCCCCGGATCAACAGCGCGGCGGTTCGCACCATCGGATCGAACCTCCTCACCATCCGCGTGGATCTCGATCCGCCGACTCCTCGATAA